The sequence GGAGGGGGCCTGGCCTCACAAGAAGGGAATGCATTGTGGATGTGAGGTTGCAGGAAGGTGGGCTGAGCCAGTGGGCAGGTGTTGGTGCTCCCCTCCCCCATGGGGTGTGATGGGGACTGAGTATGGGAGGGAATATGGAGCAGGAGCTCTGTCTCGTACGCATGGAATCTGAGGAGCTGGCAGATGGCCTGTGGGGAGGGTGGTCCCGTGCCAATGTCTGCTGGAAGGACATGCCTGTGCATTTGTCAGCTCTGGGCTGCAGCAGGGCACAGGCGTGGGAGAGCAGCCATGGCAGAGGGGAAGGTTTCAGAGTGGACTCTTGCAACCAGCGCCCTGTGCCCCTCCAGCCACCACCCCAGATGGCATCCAGTGACCCGGCTTTCGACGCCATTCTGCCTTGAGGGAAGCGTCCAACTTTCCTAAGTGGAACCACACAGTGTGGACTTCTGTGTCTGCCTCTTGCTTGGCCGTGAGTCTGGGAGGCCGGCCTGTGGCTGGTGTGCAGGTTCCTATGGCCCTGGGTGGACAATGGcagcagggaggggaacagcatCGGTGACAAGGCGGCTCTGGGACTGAGCCCTGGGAGAGGGGAGCAAGTGCTCCCCTGGGGGTGAGTCTGTTGAGCTCCTGACTGGTGGTTGCAGGCCCCTGTGCCGCTGTGACCTCTCCTTGCCCGTGGGTGTGGTGCCTCCGACGCCAAGGCTGTTCTTACTATCGTCCTCCAGCGACTTGCAGGACACCCTCAAAACCCTCACCAGGCACCAAATTGGCTGATGCTCTTGATCTCGGACTTGCCAGCGTGCAGAACTGCAGAAATGAATCTCTGTTGCTTGCAAGCCCCCCAAGCCTGTGGTATTTGGTTGCAGTAGCACTAATGACTAAAACAGCCATGATCCTCCCAACAGGCCTGTTGACAACTCCGACGGGTGCTGGGGAGAGGCGGAGAAGGGCACAGAGCACCTGCTGTGATGAAATCAGCTTTGACCTCGGGACACCCTGGAAGGGTCCTGAAGCCCCCAGGCTACTTGGAAGGACTAAGCATGTGGGTGCGAGTGGCCCGGGGCGGGGGTGGCAGCCGGCGCTGTTTGCATTGGGCATGTTTATAGACTTGATTTCTCTCCACACTTCATTCCAAGAGATAGACACTCAAACtatgaaaattgtttttattttaaatcaaagtaCCAGGCAGATACTTGCAAAACAACATACAAAGCAAAACTCAAACACGGCCCTTCCCCAGGGCGCCTCTGAGCAGGCACAGAGAAGTTCTCGCCCTCTGCAAAATCCAGTCCAATCCTATCTTctcagaaaaccaaaccaaaggcAGCCATGAAAACCTGTGTTCTGTATGTGGTTGAGAAGGTCTTCCTCTCTGAGGACTGGCTGGCCCCAAGTGCAGAACTGGGAGGTCCAGGGAACCCTGCCCCGGAGGAGCCAGCAGGACCTGGAGGAGCCGGGGGCAGTGCTGACGACCTGCCCAGCCCACTGCAGTGTGGTTCCCGTGCGGATGGGGGCTTCTCCAGGGCCCTTCCCCATGCTGGGGCTTGGAACCCCTGCCAGAAGCAGCTGGGTTGGCGGCAGACGTCCCCGAGGGCCTTGGGAAGCACTGGGAATGGGCTCCCAGCCCTGCTGGAATGGGGGATTGGGAATTAATTCTGAAGCTGGTTGTGGCTTATTTTTGTATGGCTCTGAAATTAACTTCCTCTCCCAATGCCTCAATAGCTGAAGGGCAGGAGCAGAAAAGGTCCCAACCTtgttcttaaaaagaaaggaaatgaaccCACAAACCAATGGAAGTTCTGTTCAGCGAGGGCTGCCAAGGCAGACCCACTCATGACTTTGACAAAGGGAAGCAGCTGGAAGGTTGCGGGTCCCAGGGTCACAGGCAGCTGTATTAGCGACAGGTTCTGAGCTGGTGGGGTGGGGGCTACGGGGCCCTCCTGAACCCCGTAAGGTCATACCGCTGCACGCTGCAGAACTCAACTGGAGTGGAAATGAGTTTAAAACGGAGTATGTACATCAAAAGGTCAACATCACGCCGAAACCAGCTGACTGTGACAACAgcaaacagcaaacaaaaacgtaacagagaaaacaaacaagacaCAGCCTCAGTAGCTTGACATGGGTGGAGGCAGCCAGGACAGGGCCCTGGTGACAACGGCACAGAGGTGGGGTCTGGGCCGCTCGCTGGACGGACAGCCAGCCAGTTTCCTTCGGAGCAGTGAAGTGGGACACGGGACCCTCGCATTGCGGGGCCTCAGACGGGCCTTCAGCTGCCGACAGAATCAGGAGGAGCATCCAGGGGCCTCTGGCCCTCAGGGTCCTCCTGGGACATACCCTGCTGGAGACGGCAGGAGCCCTGGGCTGGCTGCTCCCTGAGATGTCTGCCCCAGGGCCCTGGCCTGGAGGGGCCTCAGCCTGGTCTTCCTTGAGTCCAAGGCCAGGTCTGGGGACAGTCATGGACAGCCCTTCCAGACAGGCTCTGGGCTCCACCTTTGGCAGCTGCCCTGACCAGCCCACCCGGGCAGCCTCCTAAACACCCAGAGGCTCTCCCTTGGACAGAGACCACCGAGGGCCAGCCCAGGGGCTGCATGGGGGCCGGGGGCTGTTCTGTGGCCAAGCAGACCAAGCCGAAGGGCCCCCACGTGAATCCTCCACCTCCATAGCAACTGGTTCTGTTTATGCCCCTGCCCCAGGACTGAAGCCCTCGGGACACACCTCACGGATCTCAGATCCCTGCGAGGGGCCAGCTCAGGCAGAGGCTGCCCAGGACCTCCGCACCCGGTCAGGTGCACTCACAGGGGCTCAGGGGCCACCCCCAGAGCTAACTTGGGAAGCCTAGGCACTCAGCATTATTTTGGTTGAAAATGCTATAAATCCGACTCTTCCTAGAAGCCTACTAAGCAATTCACTTAAAAACACCCTCAGTACATGTGCAACAATGCCTGGACCACGCCTCATCTGTGCGGCCCCTGGGCCACCTGAGCAccggctgggggtgggggaggagggcacCCACCGGGATCTGCACCCCAAGCTCCGGGTGCACGTTCCCACACAGGAGGAGAACGGGGTGCCAGCCACACTAAACCTACAGAAAACTGTGGGAAGAAACCAAATCCATAGGATCCATAGGGTTCACACTTGGGCTCAGCTCCCAAGTCATGTGTTAGTAGCATCCCCAGGGACCTGGCTGGGTGCAGACACCGGGACCTCGCCACCCGCTGCACCGCGTCCGGCACCTGCAGGGTCGTGCTCGGCACCCtggctctgcttcctctgcctcagcTGCACCCAGgctcccccccgcccccgcccaccTGGCTCCTGATCAAGGCCCAATGTGTAAACAGTATTAATAAGCaacagatggaaaaatatatttcccaaGAAAAAAGGGGGGGAAACGTGGGACCTGAAGACCGATTTCCAGGTTGCTCTCGCTGTTCTGTCCCCTTCTCTCTTCTCGTGATTTGTTTTGGCGATTCCTCTCTTTGGTTCTGCAGCCCACGTGACGCACCTGCCCGAGCCAGCCCTGCGGCCTCTGCCCGTTTCCTGCTGCCGCAGCTGAGAGGCAGCCAGCCCCGTCCGTCCCAGGGGCCTCGCCCTCCCGTCGGCTACTTCCGCTCGTGGTCCTCTGCCACGGCAGCCACCTCAATGGTGGCCGTGTGCTCCTCGGGCCCGGGGGCAGCCCCTGTGGGCACTGTCACAATTGTGCTGGCGCCAGGCGAGGCCTGGGCCACGTTCTGCAGGGTGGGGCCCAGGCCAGGCAAGGTGAGCAGCTGCAGCGGGCTGACCACCTTGAACACCGTGCTACCGTCCTGCACGGCGGCCGTGCTCAGGACCGTGAGGCTGGATGCATCCGGGTGGATCTCCACTGTGCTGGGGTAGGTGGAGCCGGAGGAGGCCAAGACTGTGTAGCCCCCAAGCAGCGGGGAGGCTGGGGAGCTGGCAGGGGGTGCCTGAAGGGAACCCTTGCCCAGGATGGTGGAGGGCAGGGTGGACACCACTTTACCAAGGGGCACGCTGGTCAGCTGGGGGACGGGCACGCCCGGGCCGAGCGCCAGCTGGGCAGACTGGGTGAGCACCTGCGAGGCCATGGCGGCCGGTCCTGATGTGGCACGTGCAAGCCGGGGCCGCTTCACAGGCGGTGGCAGGGAGACCGGAGTCAGCGTCATGAGCACGTTGCTGAGGTGCTGGGACTTGTGCTTCAGCTCCTTGGCTCGGCGGCGATGCTCATCACACTGCTGCTCCAGGGCTGCCGGGAGGGGCAGACGGCATCACACGGGGGACGGGGGCAGACACGCCACACCATCTGGGTGGCTCCTGGGTCAGTGGCAACCCAGGTCTGCTCACTTGATGCCACAAACCCAGATGACCACGTGGCCACTCACCAAAGGTGAGGTCTGTGGGAGACGGGGCCCAAGATGGCCCTTGGGGTAGATACAAGCCTGTGCTGACCCAGGGTCTGCACTGACCCGGGGCCCGTGTGCAAATGTGGCAATGCCGTCTCAGACCCTCCCGCGCTGACCCAGGGACTGTCTCAGAACCCCCTGCACTGACCCAGGGCCTGTGTGCAAGTGTGGCAATACTGTCTCAGACCCTCCCACACTGACCCAGGGCCTGTCTCAAACCCTCCCGCACTGAGCAGGGCCTGTCTCAGACCCTCCCACACTGACCCAGGGCCTGTCTCAGACCCTCCTCAGAAGCTCCCCGTGGTGGCTATGACTCCAGGGAATGCATGTGGACGCACAGCCAGGGGGTGAACCCGTGGGCTCCCAGGTCCTCAGCCTGCCGCCCGGGGGCCGGGGCGGTCTCGGCGTACCTGCCAGGTCCCGGGCATACTGCTCCCGCGAGCGGTCCATCTGGCACTTGTGGCTGGCCAGCACCTTCTTCACCAGGTCTAGCATGCCGAAGTTCTGCACAATGTTGTTGAGGAGCACAGCATCTGAAAGGGCAACGCGGACACTCGG comes from Macaca fascicularis isolate 582-1 chromosome 10, T2T-MFA8v1.1 and encodes:
- the GMEB2 gene encoding glucocorticoid modulatory element-binding protein 2 isoform X8 translates to MEVLWCEKYDEHVISPKEFVHLAGKSTLKDWKRAIRMNGIMLRKIMDSGELDFYQHDKVCSNTCRSTKIDLSGARVSLSSPTSAEYIPLTPAAADVNGSPATITIETCEDPGDWTAAIGDDTFTFWRGLKDAGLLDEVIQEFHQELMETMRGLQQRVQDPPLQLRDAVLLNNIVQNFGMLDLVKKVLASHKCQMDRSREQYARDLAALEQQCDEHRRRAKELKHKSQHLSNVLMTLTPVSLPPPVKRPRLARATSGPAAMASQVLTQSAQLALGPGVPVPQLTSVPLGKVVSTLPSTILGKGSLQAPPASSPASPLLGGYTVLASSGSTYPSTVEIHPDASSLTVLSTAAVQDGSTVFKVVSPLQLLTLPGLGPTLQNVAQASPGASTIVTVPTGAAPGPEEHTATIEVAAVAEDHERK
- the GMEB2 gene encoding glucocorticoid modulatory element-binding protein 2 isoform X7; the encoded protein is MEVLWCEKYDEHVISPKEFVHLAGKSTLKDWKRAIRMNGIMLRKIMDSGELDFYQHDKVCSNTCRSTKIDLSGARVSLSSPTSAEYIPLTPAAADVNGSPATITIETCEDPGDWTAAIGDDTFTFWRGLKDAGLLDEVIQEFHQELMETMRGLQQRVQDPPLQLRGEELHLPSCRLLSPGVSAGDAVLLNNIVQNFGMLDLVKKVLASHKCQMDRSREQYARDLAALEQQCDEHRRRAKELKHKSQHLSNVLMTLTPVSLPPPVKRPRLARATSGPAAMASQVLTQSAQLALGPGVPVPQLTSVPLGKVVSTLPSTILGKGSLQAPPASSPASPLLGGYTVLASSGSTYPSTVEIHPDASSLTVLSTAAVQDGSTVFKVVSPLQLLTLPGLGPTLQNVAQASPGASTIVTVPTGAAPGPEEHTATIEVAAVAEDHERK
- the GMEB2 gene encoding glucocorticoid modulatory element-binding protein 2 isoform X5, which gives rise to MAEEGENLEAEIVYPITCGDSRANLIWRKFVCPGINVKCVQYDEHVISPKEFVHLAGKSTLKDWKRAIRMNGIMLRKIMDSGELDFYQHDKVCSNTCRSTKIDLSGARVSLSSPTSAEYIPLTPAAADVNGSPATITIETCEDPGDWTAAIGDDTFTFWRGLKDAGLLDEVIQEFHQELMETMRGLQQRVQDPPLQLRGEELHLPSCRLLSPGVSAGDAVLLNNIVQNFGMLDLVKKVLASHKCQMDRSREQYARDLAALEQQCDEHRRRAKELKHKSQHLSNVLMTLTPVSLPPPVKRPRLARATSGPAAMASQVLTQSAQLALGPGVPVPQLTSVPLGKVVSTLPSTILGKGSLQAPPASSPASPLLGGYTVLASSGSTYPSTVEIHPDASSLTVLSTAAVQDGSTVFKVVSPLQLLTLPGLGPTLQNVAQASPGASTIVTVPTGAAPGPEEHTATIEVAAVAEDHERK
- the GMEB2 gene encoding glucocorticoid modulatory element-binding protein 2 isoform X4, with translation MTESWPFRNEEPVIFLTVFMKLGDLTEDNMETENAAAAAAAAFTASSQLKEAVLVKMAEEGENLEAEIVYPITCGDSRANLIWRKFVCPGINVKCVQYDEHVISPKEFVHLAGKSTLKDWKRAIRMNGIMLRKIMDSGELDFYQHDKVCSNTCRSTKIDLSGARVSLSSPTSAEYIPLTPAAADVNGSPATITIETCEDPGDWTAAIGDDTFTFWRGLKDAGLLDEVIQEFHQELMETMRGLQQRVQDPPLQLRDAVLLNNIVQNFGMLDLVKKVLASHKCQMDRSREQYARDLAALEQQCDEHRRRAKELKHKSQHLSNVLMTLTPVSLPPPVKRPRLARATSGPAAMASQVLTQSAQLALGPGVPVPQLTSVPLGKVVSTLPSTILGKGSLQAPPASSPASPLLGGYTVLASSGSTYPSTVEIHPDASSLTVLSTAAVQDGSTVFKVVSPLQLLTLPGLGPTLQNVAQASPGASTIVTVPTGAAPGPEEHTATIEVAAVAEDHERK
- the GMEB2 gene encoding glucocorticoid modulatory element-binding protein 2 isoform X6; translated protein: MAEEGENLEAEIVYPITCGDSRANLIWRKFVCPGINVKCVQYDEHVISPKEFVHLAGKSTLKDWKRAIRMNGIMLRKIMDSGELDFYQHDKVCSNTCRSTKIDLSGARVSLSSPTSAEYIPLTPAAADVNGSPATITIETCEDPGDWTAAIGDDTFTFWRGLKDAGLLDEVIQEFHQELMETMRGLQQRVQDPPLQLRDAVLLNNIVQNFGMLDLVKKVLASHKCQMDRSREQYARDLAALEQQCDEHRRRAKELKHKSQHLSNVLMTLTPVSLPPPVKRPRLARATSGPAAMASQVLTQSAQLALGPGVPVPQLTSVPLGKVVSTLPSTILGKGSLQAPPASSPASPLLGGYTVLASSGSTYPSTVEIHPDASSLTVLSTAAVQDGSTVFKVVSPLQLLTLPGLGPTLQNVAQASPGASTIVTVPTGAAPGPEEHTATIEVAAVAEDHERK